A genomic region of Rickettsiales bacterium contains the following coding sequences:
- a CDS encoding phasin family protein gives MTTSAHTKKHASEHKNHGAEAKITEMLQDAENKAMEINSKNMENFAQAANTCSKMAGELAAACSGNINCIAESSSKAFRVAQELSRELAESYNRSFSNLCELSTAAFSCRTKEDLSKLQHRMFRQTMDNYFDVANKMLSITFDSCSETLEPLNKRTTAVARQIKEALAA, from the coding sequence ATGACAACATCCGCTCATACAAAAAAACACGCCTCCGAACACAAAAACCACGGTGCAGAAGCCAAGATCACGGAAATGCTGCAGGATGCAGAAAATAAAGCCATGGAAATAAACAGCAAAAATATGGAGAACTTTGCACAGGCTGCCAATACCTGCAGCAAAATGGCGGGCGAACTCGCTGCTGCCTGCTCCGGTAATATCAATTGCATAGCGGAAAGCAGCAGCAAGGCCTTCCGTGTCGCGCAAGAACTGAGCCGTGAACTGGCGGAAAGCTATAACCGCAGCTTCTCCAATTTGTGCGAACTATCGACCGCAGCTTTCTCTTGCCGCACGAAGGAAGATCTCTCTAAGCTCCAGCATAGGATGTTCCGCCAGACCATGGATAATTATTTCGATGTAGCAAATAAAATGCTCAGCATCACTTTCGACAGCTGCAGTGAAACGCTGGAGCCGCTCAACAAGCGCACGACAGCAGTCGCGAGACAAATCAAGGAAGCTTTGGCCGCATAA